One Astyanax mexicanus isolate ESR-SI-001 chromosome 3, AstMex3_surface, whole genome shotgun sequence genomic region harbors:
- the LOC103036137 gene encoding zinc finger protein 345 translates to MASRGVSSNKQTSQGPLHTTPSLGQNAEKEKMTTAQTVGRILSNNVLSGHTSAFTKKRNHITAKTRKHFTTESHCNKTHQHIPTREKPYQCLECGKSFTRQSNLLVHQRIHTGEKPYLCSDCGRSFNHQQSLKQHQFSHTEKKPHHCSDCGKSFTIQGHLQKHQRIHTGEKPYQCSDCGKSFTSDSNLLVHQRIHTGEKPYHCADCGRNFTTQSHLQQHQHIHTGEKPYHCSDCGKSFTRQSLLKTHHRIHTGEKRYDCSDCGKSFNTHNYLQVHQRIHTGETPYYCSVCEKGFNTHSNLQEHQRIHTGEKPYSCSDCGKSFTQRGHLHEHQRIHTGEKPYHCSLCGKSFHQQSHLRRHQRVHTGEKLHDCSVCGRSFTTQSNLLVHQRIHTGEKPYNCLECKKTFNQQSHLQRHQRIHTGEMFPVRSQNVWSQRNSEVVNLW, encoded by the coding sequence ATGGCATCAAGAGGAGTATCCAGTAATAAGCAAACATCCCAAGGGCCTCTTCACACGACCCCATCTCTTGGACAAAATGCAGAAAAGGAAAAAAtgaccactgctcagactgtgggcagAATCTTATCCAACAATGTGCTCTCAGGACacaccagtgcattcacaaagAAGAGAAACCATATTACGGCTAAGACTCGGAAACATTTTACCACAGAGAGTCATTgcaacaaaacacaccagcaTATTCCTACAAGAGAGAAGCCGTATCAGTGcttagagtgtggaaagagttttactagacagagtaaTCTCCTAGtccaccagcgaattcacacaggagagaagccatatctctgctcagactgtggaagaaGTTTTAATCATCAGCAAAGTCTTAAACAGCACCAGTTCAGTCACACAGAAAAGAagccacatcactgctcagactgtggaaagagttttactatacAGGgtcatctccaaaaacaccagcgtattcacactggagaaaaaccatatcagtgctctgactgtgggaagagttttacatCAGACAGTAATCTGCtagtacaccagcgcattcacactggagagaaaccgtatcactgcgcAGACTGTGGTAGGAATTTTACTACACAAAGTCacctccaacaacaccagcacattcacacaggagaaaaaccatatcactgctcagactgtgggaagagttttactagacagagtcTTCTCAAAACACACCACCGTATTCATACAGGGGAAAAGAGGTAtgactgctcagactgtgggaagagttttaatacacATAATTATCTCCAAGTGCACCAgagaattcataccggagagacACCATATTATTGCTCTGTGTGTGAAAAGGGGTTTAATACACACAGTAATCTCCAAGAACACCAgagaattcacacaggagaaaagccATAtagctgctcagactgtggaaagagttttactcaacggGGTCATCTCCATGAACACCAgagaattcacactggagagaagccgtATCACTGCTCACTTTGTGGGAAGAGCTTtcatcaacagagtcatctccgtAGACACCAGCGTGTTCATACAGGAGAAAAGCTACATGACTGCTCAgtgtgtgggaggagttttactactCAAAGTAACCTCCTAGTACACCAGAGAATTCACACCGGAGAAAAACCATATAACTGCTTAGAGTGTAAAAAGacttttaatcaacagagtcatctccagagacaccagcgcattcacacaggagagatgTTCCCGGTGAGGTCCCAAAATGTCTGGTCTCAAAGAAACTCTGAGGTGGTTAATTTGTGGTGA